A single window of Solanum dulcamara chromosome 5, daSolDulc1.2, whole genome shotgun sequence DNA harbors:
- the LOC129888728 gene encoding probable glycosyltransferase At5g03795 isoform X2 gives MMKIRKLLRKIIAFLLFRIDWKKLFFIGAILTVFRVMFQISTLPYPLTEWILFPPSEISSSRNLNHEKNLRELPVSPDNRYSHSQHAPVVVSLNSTGGLSQRMQVLQRQEQVSRQWKRRKHVNAVDKVIFPSSPVRNVSNHMLRYIASLPPDEALAYAKREIENAPLVTDDQDLYTPLFRNVSVFKRSYELMELILKVYIYKEGKRPIFHQPYLRGIYSSEGWFMKLMEDSRQFVTRDPQKAHLFYLPYSARQLQRARYVPNSHNLKPLSVFLQNYVNMLAAKYPFWNRTRGSDHFLVACHDWGPYILKDHEELSRNTIKALCNADISEGIFVAGKDVSLPETTIRNPRRPLRNLGGKRVSQRPILAFFAGNMHGPVRPKLLKYWRDKDESIRIYALLPHRVSKVMSYPEHMKSSKYCLCPMGYEVNSPRIVEAIYYECVPVIIADNFVLPFSEVLNWTDFSVVVSEKDIPRLKEILLSIPLRRYQAMQNNVKMLQKHFIWNSTPTRYDLFHMILHSIWVSRLNQLQVSQIS, from the exons ATGATGAAGATTAGGAAATTGTTGCGGAAAATAATTGCTTTTCTGTTGTTCAGAATTGACTGGAAGAAGCTGTTTTTCATTGGTGCTATTTTGACAGTATTTAGGGTAATGTTTCAAATTTCTACACTTCCTTATCCTCTTACAGAATGGATTCTCTTTCCACCATCGGAGATTTCATCTTCCCGAAATTTGAATCATGAAAAGAACTTAAGGGAACTTCCAGTGAGTCCGGATAACCGGTATAGTCATAGTCAGCATGCCCCCGTAGTTGTTTCACTCAATTCTACAGGCGGACTGAGTCAAAGAATGCAAGTTCTGCAAAGACAAGAGCAAGTTTCGAGACAGTGGAAACGTAGGAAGCATGTGAATGCAGTAGATAAAGTTATTTTCCCCTCTTCACCTGTTAGAAACGTGTCCAACCATATGCTG AGATACATAGCATCTTTGCCTCCAGATGAGGCACTTGCATATGCCAAACGAGAGATTGAGAATGCCCCACTAGTTACGGATGATCAGGACTTGTATACTCCTCTATTCAGGAATGTATCCGTCTTTAAGAG GAGCTATGAGTTGATGGAGCTTATACTCAAAGTTTACATCTACAAAGAAGGGAAAAGGCCGATTTTTCATCAACCTTATCTTAGAGGAATTTATTCATCCGAGGGATGGTTCATGAAGCTAATGGAGGATAGTCGCCAGTTTGTGACTAGGGATCCACAAAAGGCTCACCTGTTCTATCTGCCATATAGCGCACGTCAGTTACAAAGGGCACGATATGTGCCGAACTCACATAATCTTAAGCCGTTGTCAGTGTTCCTGCAGAACTACGTGAACATGCTAGCTGCAAAGTATCCTTTCTGGAACCGCACACGTGGTTCAGATCACTTTCTTGTTGCTTGCCATGATTGG GGACCTTATATTCTAAAGGATCATGAGGAACTGAGTAGAAACACTATAAAAGCTCTCTGCAATGCAGATATATCTGAAGGAATATTTGTTGCTGGGAAGGATGTTTCCCTTCCTGAGACCACTATAAGGAATCCCAGGCGGCCTCTTAGAAACCTCGGTGGAAAGAGAGTGTCGCAACGCCCGATTCTTGCCTTTTTCGCTGGAAATATGCACGGTCCGGTACGTCCCAAACTCCTCAAATATTGGAGGGACAAAGATGAATCCATAAGAATTTACGCTCTTCTACCCCATAGAGTCTCAAAAGTTATGTCTTATCCCGAACACATGAAATCAAGCAAGTACTGCCTTTGTCCGATGGGTTATGAAGTGAACAGCCCAAGGATCGTTGAGGCAATATATTATGAGTGTGTTCCGGTTATCATCGCAGATAATTTCGTCCTTCCGTTTAGTGAAGTACTTAACTGGACTGATTTTTCTGTGGTTGTTTCTGAGAAAGATATTCCTAGGCTAAAAGAGATTTTATTAAGTATACCTCTGAGACGTTACCAGGCCATGCAAAATAATGTCAAGATGTTacagaagcattttatttggaACTCAACACCGACTAGATATGATCTGTTCCATATGATTTTACATTCAATTTGGGTTAGCAGGCTCAACCAACTTCAAGTATCGCAGATATCATAA
- the LOC129888728 gene encoding probable glycosyltransferase At5g03795 isoform X1 — protein sequence MLYTFRNALVGLHWISLFQPWSILEVWDGLRRLPKRLKWICKSISFFSNMMKIRKLLRKIIAFLLFRIDWKKLFFIGAILTVFRVMFQISTLPYPLTEWILFPPSEISSSRNLNHEKNLRELPVSPDNRYSHSQHAPVVVSLNSTGGLSQRMQVLQRQEQVSRQWKRRKHVNAVDKVIFPSSPVRNVSNHMLRYIASLPPDEALAYAKREIENAPLVTDDQDLYTPLFRNVSVFKRSYELMELILKVYIYKEGKRPIFHQPYLRGIYSSEGWFMKLMEDSRQFVTRDPQKAHLFYLPYSARQLQRARYVPNSHNLKPLSVFLQNYVNMLAAKYPFWNRTRGSDHFLVACHDWGPYILKDHEELSRNTIKALCNADISEGIFVAGKDVSLPETTIRNPRRPLRNLGGKRVSQRPILAFFAGNMHGPVRPKLLKYWRDKDESIRIYALLPHRVSKVMSYPEHMKSSKYCLCPMGYEVNSPRIVEAIYYECVPVIIADNFVLPFSEVLNWTDFSVVVSEKDIPRLKEILLSIPLRRYQAMQNNVKMLQKHFIWNSTPTRYDLFHMILHSIWVSRLNQLQVSQIS from the exons ATGCTCTACACTTTTCGGAAtgcacttgtgggattacactgg ATCTCCCTGTTTCAGCCTTGGAGCATATTGGAGGTATGGGATGGACTTCGTAGGCTGCCTAAGAGACTGAAATGGATATGCAAAAGTATCTCTTTTTTTAGCAACATGATGAAGATTAGGAAATTGTTGCGGAAAATAATTGCTTTTCTGTTGTTCAGAATTGACTGGAAGAAGCTGTTTTTCATTGGTGCTATTTTGACAGTATTTAGGGTAATGTTTCAAATTTCTACACTTCCTTATCCTCTTACAGAATGGATTCTCTTTCCACCATCGGAGATTTCATCTTCCCGAAATTTGAATCATGAAAAGAACTTAAGGGAACTTCCAGTGAGTCCGGATAACCGGTATAGTCATAGTCAGCATGCCCCCGTAGTTGTTTCACTCAATTCTACAGGCGGACTGAGTCAAAGAATGCAAGTTCTGCAAAGACAAGAGCAAGTTTCGAGACAGTGGAAACGTAGGAAGCATGTGAATGCAGTAGATAAAGTTATTTTCCCCTCTTCACCTGTTAGAAACGTGTCCAACCATATGCTG AGATACATAGCATCTTTGCCTCCAGATGAGGCACTTGCATATGCCAAACGAGAGATTGAGAATGCCCCACTAGTTACGGATGATCAGGACTTGTATACTCCTCTATTCAGGAATGTATCCGTCTTTAAGAG GAGCTATGAGTTGATGGAGCTTATACTCAAAGTTTACATCTACAAAGAAGGGAAAAGGCCGATTTTTCATCAACCTTATCTTAGAGGAATTTATTCATCCGAGGGATGGTTCATGAAGCTAATGGAGGATAGTCGCCAGTTTGTGACTAGGGATCCACAAAAGGCTCACCTGTTCTATCTGCCATATAGCGCACGTCAGTTACAAAGGGCACGATATGTGCCGAACTCACATAATCTTAAGCCGTTGTCAGTGTTCCTGCAGAACTACGTGAACATGCTAGCTGCAAAGTATCCTTTCTGGAACCGCACACGTGGTTCAGATCACTTTCTTGTTGCTTGCCATGATTGG GGACCTTATATTCTAAAGGATCATGAGGAACTGAGTAGAAACACTATAAAAGCTCTCTGCAATGCAGATATATCTGAAGGAATATTTGTTGCTGGGAAGGATGTTTCCCTTCCTGAGACCACTATAAGGAATCCCAGGCGGCCTCTTAGAAACCTCGGTGGAAAGAGAGTGTCGCAACGCCCGATTCTTGCCTTTTTCGCTGGAAATATGCACGGTCCGGTACGTCCCAAACTCCTCAAATATTGGAGGGACAAAGATGAATCCATAAGAATTTACGCTCTTCTACCCCATAGAGTCTCAAAAGTTATGTCTTATCCCGAACACATGAAATCAAGCAAGTACTGCCTTTGTCCGATGGGTTATGAAGTGAACAGCCCAAGGATCGTTGAGGCAATATATTATGAGTGTGTTCCGGTTATCATCGCAGATAATTTCGTCCTTCCGTTTAGTGAAGTACTTAACTGGACTGATTTTTCTGTGGTTGTTTCTGAGAAAGATATTCCTAGGCTAAAAGAGATTTTATTAAGTATACCTCTGAGACGTTACCAGGCCATGCAAAATAATGTCAAGATGTTacagaagcattttatttggaACTCAACACCGACTAGATATGATCTGTTCCATATGATTTTACATTCAATTTGGGTTAGCAGGCTCAACCAACTTCAAGTATCGCAGATATCATAA
- the LOC129889726 gene encoding probable disease resistance protein At4g27220 translates to MSRSLEVCRKMKTRTDTELNVTTLEEDESWQLFVKNVGDDANLEHIQPLAKEIARECGGLPLAITVIGTSMREKTRVELWKDALKSLRMSEPHNKDIKDKVYKVIKWSFDSLEYPDIELSSEKRSKHVNKKRGDIQSCFLHCSLYLGGISTDELIRCLWAEGFLGEHGTYEEAYNRGITMIESLKDACLLEAHKMYFLKMHDVVRDVAIWISNSFGDEHNSFIQAGIGLTETSHIKTSASLKRISFVSNKIERPPDNFTKCPQTTTLQLQNNDRLWEITHKFFFAFPSLRVLNLSGTGIRALPSSINCLCQLRALILQNCHSLRELPPIGDLHNLLLLDCANTRLHCVPQGIDELTDLRLLILPGTDLKNISK, encoded by the coding sequence ATGTCTCGTTCTTTGGAGGTTTGTAGGAAAATGAAAACGAGAACAGACACCGAACTGAATGTTACCACACTGGAGGAGGATGAATCTTGGCAACTGTTTGTCAAAAATGTGGGAGATGATGCGAATCTGGAGCATATTCAACCATTGGCAAAGGAAATTGCAAGAGAGTGTGGTGGTTTACCTTTGGCAATTACTGTTATTGGAACATCTATGAGAGAGAAGACAAGGGTCGAGCTCTGGAAAGATGCTCTAAAATCACTTAGAATGTCAGAACCTCATAACAAAGACATAAAAGATAAGGTTTACAAGGTCATTAAGTGGAGTTTTGATTCTTTAGAATATCCGGATATTGAATTATCCTCAGAGAAAAGAAGCAAACATGTGAACAAAAAGAGAGGTGACATTCAAAGTTGCTTCTTGCATTGCTCCTTATATCTGGGGGGTATTTCAACAGATGAGCTCATACGTTGCTTGTGGGCAGAGGGGTTCCTTGGTGAACATGGCACATATGAAGAAGCCTACAACAGGGGAATCACAATGATTGAGAGTCTAAAAGATGCCTGCTTGCTAGAAGCTCATAAGATGTATTTTTTGAAGATGCATGACGTGGTTCGTGATGTTGCTATATGGATATCTAATTCCTTTGGGGATGAACACAATTCTTTTATTCAAGCTGGAATTGGGTTAACTGAGACATCACATATTAAAACATCTGCTTCTCTCAAGAGAATATCTTTCGTAAGCAACAAAATTGAACGTCCACCTGATAACTTCACCAAATGCCCGCAGACAACAACTTTACAGCTGCAAAATAATGATCGCCTTTGGGAAATTAcccataaatttttttttgcatttccATCCCTACGAGTTCTGAACCTGAGTGGTACTGGTATTAGAGCACTGCCTTCTTCCATCAATTGTTTATGTCAACTACGTGCTCTAATATTACAAAATTGTCATTCGTTGAGAGAGTTACCACCTATCGGTGATCTTCATAATTTGCTCTTGCTCGATTGTGCTAATACAAGGTTACATTGTGTGCCACAAGGAATAGACGAGTTGACAGATCTAAGGTTATTAATTCTGCCAGGAACTGATTTAAAGAACATCAGCAAATGA
- the LOC129888728 gene encoding probable glycosyltransferase At5g03795 isoform X3 has product MLYTFRNALVGLHWISLFQPWSILEVWDGLRRLPKRLKWICKKWILFPPSEISSSRNLNHEKNLRELPVSPDNRYSHSQHAPVVVSLNSTGGLSQRMQVLQRQEQVSRQWKRRKHVNAVDKVIFPSSPVRNVSNHMLRYIASLPPDEALAYAKREIENAPLVTDDQDLYTPLFRNVSVFKRSYELMELILKVYIYKEGKRPIFHQPYLRGIYSSEGWFMKLMEDSRQFVTRDPQKAHLFYLPYSARQLQRARYVPNSHNLKPLSVFLQNYVNMLAAKYPFWNRTRGSDHFLVACHDWGPYILKDHEELSRNTIKALCNADISEGIFVAGKDVSLPETTIRNPRRPLRNLGGKRVSQRPILAFFAGNMHGPVRPKLLKYWRDKDESIRIYALLPHRVSKVMSYPEHMKSSKYCLCPMGYEVNSPRIVEAIYYECVPVIIADNFVLPFSEVLNWTDFSVVVSEKDIPRLKEILLSIPLRRYQAMQNNVKMLQKHFIWNSTPTRYDLFHMILHSIWVSRLNQLQVSQIS; this is encoded by the exons ATGCTCTACACTTTTCGGAAtgcacttgtgggattacactgg ATCTCCCTGTTTCAGCCTTGGAGCATATTGGAGGTATGGGATGGACTTCGTAGGCTGCCTAAGAGACTGAAATGGATATGCAAAA AATGGATTCTCTTTCCACCATCGGAGATTTCATCTTCCCGAAATTTGAATCATGAAAAGAACTTAAGGGAACTTCCAGTGAGTCCGGATAACCGGTATAGTCATAGTCAGCATGCCCCCGTAGTTGTTTCACTCAATTCTACAGGCGGACTGAGTCAAAGAATGCAAGTTCTGCAAAGACAAGAGCAAGTTTCGAGACAGTGGAAACGTAGGAAGCATGTGAATGCAGTAGATAAAGTTATTTTCCCCTCTTCACCTGTTAGAAACGTGTCCAACCATATGCTG AGATACATAGCATCTTTGCCTCCAGATGAGGCACTTGCATATGCCAAACGAGAGATTGAGAATGCCCCACTAGTTACGGATGATCAGGACTTGTATACTCCTCTATTCAGGAATGTATCCGTCTTTAAGAG GAGCTATGAGTTGATGGAGCTTATACTCAAAGTTTACATCTACAAAGAAGGGAAAAGGCCGATTTTTCATCAACCTTATCTTAGAGGAATTTATTCATCCGAGGGATGGTTCATGAAGCTAATGGAGGATAGTCGCCAGTTTGTGACTAGGGATCCACAAAAGGCTCACCTGTTCTATCTGCCATATAGCGCACGTCAGTTACAAAGGGCACGATATGTGCCGAACTCACATAATCTTAAGCCGTTGTCAGTGTTCCTGCAGAACTACGTGAACATGCTAGCTGCAAAGTATCCTTTCTGGAACCGCACACGTGGTTCAGATCACTTTCTTGTTGCTTGCCATGATTGG GGACCTTATATTCTAAAGGATCATGAGGAACTGAGTAGAAACACTATAAAAGCTCTCTGCAATGCAGATATATCTGAAGGAATATTTGTTGCTGGGAAGGATGTTTCCCTTCCTGAGACCACTATAAGGAATCCCAGGCGGCCTCTTAGAAACCTCGGTGGAAAGAGAGTGTCGCAACGCCCGATTCTTGCCTTTTTCGCTGGAAATATGCACGGTCCGGTACGTCCCAAACTCCTCAAATATTGGAGGGACAAAGATGAATCCATAAGAATTTACGCTCTTCTACCCCATAGAGTCTCAAAAGTTATGTCTTATCCCGAACACATGAAATCAAGCAAGTACTGCCTTTGTCCGATGGGTTATGAAGTGAACAGCCCAAGGATCGTTGAGGCAATATATTATGAGTGTGTTCCGGTTATCATCGCAGATAATTTCGTCCTTCCGTTTAGTGAAGTACTTAACTGGACTGATTTTTCTGTGGTTGTTTCTGAGAAAGATATTCCTAGGCTAAAAGAGATTTTATTAAGTATACCTCTGAGACGTTACCAGGCCATGCAAAATAATGTCAAGATGTTacagaagcattttatttggaACTCAACACCGACTAGATATGATCTGTTCCATATGATTTTACATTCAATTTGGGTTAGCAGGCTCAACCAACTTCAAGTATCGCAGATATCATAA